One genomic window of Candidatus Nanohalobium constans includes the following:
- a CDS encoding DNA topoisomerase VI subunit B, translated as MPNGVEEGMEAEGGDHREISVAEFFEKNKHLLGFENAQKSIITVVKEAVDNSLDACEQDDILPEVHVIIDEYDDEKCRVEIRDNAIGLDRETIPKVFGKLLYGSKFHKLQQSRGQQGIGISASAMYAQLTTGEPVTVYSKQEGEPCHKFVVRIDTEKNEPEILEDEIIEPESDEFPGDKDYFFDHGTTIEMNIEAKYTRGHHSVRNYLKHTAIMNPYARVVLKEPDGNKIEYPRVSKELPEKPKEIKPHLHGVELGVVLRMVDNSNARTVSSFLQKEFTRVGRTSAEQVCEEAEIESGRRPNTLDKDEVEDLLKAAENVKLQSPPTDCLSPIGEDLMEKGLTKELNPEFTETITRKPTVYKGNPFQVEVGLAWGGDIEDEGSFEELRYANKVPLLYKKSACVTTKAIENVSWNRYNISQTGNRPQGPLYISIHIASVWVPFTSEGKEAVANYDPIRKEMKLALQEAGRKLGKYLKRKERREIQEKKKRQLTSYAKEMAPAIAALADEGNEAEMEDKIQQLVQNDYNPEQL; from the coding sequence GGTATGGAAGCAGAGGGCGGAGATCACAGAGAGATTTCCGTTGCAGAATTCTTCGAGAAAAACAAACACCTTCTCGGATTCGAAAACGCACAAAAATCCATAATAACAGTCGTCAAAGAAGCAGTAGACAACTCACTGGACGCATGTGAACAGGACGATATCCTACCTGAAGTACATGTAATCATAGATGAGTACGACGACGAAAAATGCCGCGTAGAAATCAGAGACAACGCAATAGGACTAGACAGAGAAACAATACCAAAAGTATTCGGTAAACTACTTTACGGATCCAAATTCCACAAACTACAACAGAGCCGTGGACAGCAGGGAATCGGAATCTCCGCTTCCGCGATGTATGCACAGCTAACAACAGGAGAACCTGTAACTGTCTACTCCAAGCAGGAAGGCGAGCCATGCCACAAATTCGTAGTCCGTATCGATACAGAGAAGAACGAACCAGAAATCCTTGAAGATGAGATAATCGAACCTGAAAGCGACGAATTCCCAGGCGACAAAGACTACTTCTTCGATCACGGAACCACAATCGAGATGAACATTGAGGCCAAGTACACACGCGGCCACCACTCCGTCAGAAACTACCTCAAACACACAGCAATCATGAATCCATACGCTCGAGTGGTTCTGAAAGAACCGGATGGAAACAAAATCGAATACCCAAGAGTATCCAAAGAACTACCAGAAAAACCTAAGGAGATCAAGCCTCATCTTCACGGAGTAGAGCTTGGAGTAGTACTGAGGATGGTCGACAACTCCAATGCGAGAACAGTTTCCAGCTTCCTGCAGAAAGAATTCACACGAGTAGGAAGAACATCAGCCGAACAAGTATGCGAAGAAGCAGAAATCGAATCAGGTAGAAGACCTAACACATTGGACAAAGACGAAGTAGAAGACCTGTTGAAGGCTGCAGAAAATGTAAAACTTCAGAGCCCTCCAACAGACTGCCTATCACCAATTGGAGAAGACCTGATGGAGAAAGGACTGACAAAAGAACTCAACCCGGAGTTCACAGAAACAATAACGAGAAAACCCACAGTATACAAAGGAAATCCCTTCCAGGTAGAAGTAGGACTGGCCTGGGGCGGAGACATCGAAGACGAGGGAAGCTTCGAAGAACTAAGATACGCAAACAAGGTCCCGCTACTATACAAGAAAAGTGCTTGTGTAACGACCAAGGCTATCGAGAATGTTTCCTGGAACCGATACAACATCAGCCAGACAGGAAACCGTCCACAAGGACCGCTTTATATCTCGATCCATATCGCATCGGTCTGGGTGCCATTCACCTCCGAAGGTAAAGAGGCAGTAGCAAACTACGACCCTATCCGGAAGGAAATGAAACTAGCGCTACAGGAAGCAGGCCGCAAACTTGGAAAATACCTCAAACGGAAAGAGAGAAGAGAGATTCAGGAAAAGAAGAAACGACAACTCACCAGTTACGCTAAGGAGATGGCTCCAGCGATCGCAGCACTCGCAGACGAAGGAAACGAAGCAGAAATGGAAGACAAAATCCAGCAACTCGTGCAGAACGATTACAACCCGGAGCAACTTTGA